A window from Gasterosteus aculeatus chromosome 14, fGasAcu3.hap1.1, whole genome shotgun sequence encodes these proteins:
- the arhgef28a gene encoding rho guanine nucleotide exchange factor 28 isoform X1 — translation MEGNRTEVPLYGQVEALVSSPADAPDRAEFYVVVRGSALTHVTAAKRGADGRTLCYTVPGHAPAEAAAVTSYFYAAGRVEPCEGRASLQYLADAAQEAAEHLRANRERLGPWSHLEVLERFSAAGLERREEEEEEDGISGGESGLGKLDEKITQAMANMEYPQQWSEADAQPREAAELQPRETLLHLAVRLGLVHLSRFLIHQPRGQRALTAPNQEGHTPLQLAQRDGRHAMFRALAAPPGPAVGPVPGVWCVWADGSSMVRFCPRTGSLTLTVRQGRRPEPGGRPEDAVGILRERLADDSILKLVNVLKGDTEEDESGTEESAPSDEGVGKALRVDAAAPVDHVFEEQLVLSLDDDDDDEDFPSSSFGAVNGRPVLPAGVQNQPVQQPSVMDAGDPTAPHHQQEEEADPEVGDATGTDGGPRDAGQPPPAADAAPPALSPADRALARLSRPASSEHAGRRRTRVTSARDLSPSLVALEVDSEEEEEEEEEPQSPLSPLWSEAEKKEDESEGSSPSADLACTCSQSASSAKQTGERGIRLRSYSYSSPRISFRPARPTRDSNPSDPSLDGVPHSVGHSRSLLQALSLPMSLSLLHPGKQRPPMTPEQPHEKREIRFRQRAQSAEDEGGVELPESLQHLTLSEFLKEIQEEELDKCNVPAKAESEKYKVARTFSFLKSRMSSTRNKSKGKAKDREAKDRPPDGHRFNAGSCLGPSACVVCDKPASGKDVLHCAGCAAIVHKGCKESVPPCLKVSAADLCRAPTRSPSLTSRASQKLQDKYAVAMVKNRTASLPQNFTVRDGPPPHVVPVSPSLPAMRDADAQPGPPPGTFPSGDSRLGDGPEAESDAWKVGGRSEEPPATRASSDSSYGEDAVDACIHSDMSADAADYEAESWSLTVDNRFCRKQDKRAVKRQDVIYELMQTELHHLQTLHIMAEVFRRGMREEVQLDPEALERVFPCLDQLLLSHHGFFAAMKERRHGSARPHGRGNYLIRRIGDVLLQQFSGENNEKMKQLYGEFCSRHNEAVNFFKELQQHNKRFQIFIKQQGNNSLVRRREIPECILLVTQRITKYPVLLERILQYTEEDTVEHADLTKALAQIRGVIAAVDLSVSEYEQHQRLQDVCGRMENRSAAKLKNGHAFRKQDMMVPGQTLKHQGPLLWKTATGRLKDVLALLLTDALIFLQEKDQKYSFAAVDQKPPVIALQKLIVREVANEERGMFLISASAAGPEMYEVHASSKEERNTWMRIIREAVESCPEEEEESTSESEEERRAAEARVQKIHKLQESLLSQDQRICSSLEEKLQVYAALGALSGRTDTAAAQVEPRLLVQPNSEEPPQGGVLLSAALREAETLKAALSPGARSPSSPSPDSDDADSVFPVSPAPPPSDREGSPVTPEAGQGGWTEALGLRSPSLLHQTHRNGIDSEVAQSVQSLTRLLYSLQATVAIQDSCCEVQRLLLRESGRPSPRAHRPHLPSMRGNTLQEQEKQRNLEKRKEEVAAAQRLKGRLRQEKERWERECQARESQQGEQESRLEERERQCHLETERLRRERQELDEQLEEYQQSLERLREGQRNVERERERLENQRELLQAWRRCRQRSLPNVIPHMVIPLDGRQDPAASRPRGLAGNGSAFVNEAAFADASVNNRHGKNDPDAHNCLNALLARPGSRRSAAAKTPRGTHGDPRGWVVGTGYLCGAARRLELQDAPADLNRAAAYIAGSCADSPPALPGARDPRLDLSALVSLETDGGGGGEEAGEETIVYL, via the exons ATGGAGGGGAACAGAACAGAGGTGCCCCTGTAT GGACAGGTGGAGGCCCTGGTGAGCTCACCAGCCGACGCCCCCGACCGAGCGGAGTTTTACGTCGTCGTGCGAGGCTCCGCCCTCACGCACGTGACCGCGGCGAAACGAGGAGCCGACGGACGGACCCTCTGCTACACGGTTCCTG GCCACGCCCCCGCGGAAGCCGCCGCCGTCACGTCCTACTTCTACGCGGCGGGCCGGGTGGAGCCGTGCGAGGGCCGGGCCTCCCTCCAGTACCTGGCGGACGCGGCCCAGGAGGCGGCAGAGCACCTGAGAGCGAACCGCGAGCGGCTCGGCCCCTGGAGCCACCTGGAGGTGCTGGAGAGGTTCTCCGCCGCGGGGTTAGAGCgccgcgaggaggaggaggaggaggacgggattTCAGGTGGGGAGTCCGGTCTGGGGAAGCTGGATGAGAAGATCACACAAGCCATGGCCAACATGGAATACCCTCAGCAGTGGAGTGAGGCCGACGCTCAGCCCAGAGAAG CCGCTGAGCTTCAGCCCAGAGAAACCCTCCTTCACCTGGCGGTGCGCCTGGGTTTGGTCCACCTCTCGCGCTTCTTAATCCACCAGCCCCGAGGTCAAAGGGCACTGACCGCGCCCAACCAGGAGGGGCACACCCCCCTCCAGCTGGCCCAGAGGGACGGACGGCACGCCATGTTCAGGGCGCTGGCGGC TCCCCCGGGTCCAGCTGTGGGCCCCGTTCCAGGCGTGTGGTGCGTGTGGGCCGACGGGTCCAGCATGGTGAGGTTTTGTCCCCGGACGGGCTCCCTGACCCTGACGGTGCGGCAGGGGCGGCGGCCGGAGCCCGGAGGCCGCCCCGAGGACGCCGTCGGGATCCTCCGAGAGCGACTGGCCGACGACAGCATCCTCAAACTG GTCAATGTGCTCAAAGGTGATACTGAGGAAGACGAGAGCGGCACAGAGGAATCTGCCCCGAGCGATGAAG GCGTTGGCAAAGCGCTCCGAGTGGACGCGGCGGCGCCGGTGGACCAT GTATTTGAGGAACAACTGGTTCTTTCtctggacgacgacgacgacgatgaagaCTTCCCGTCCTCATCGTTTG GGGCGGTGAACGGGCGTCCCGTGCTGCCCGCCGGAGTCCAGAACCAGCCGGTCCAGCAGCCCTCAGTGATGGACGCCGGCGACCCGACCGCCCCGCATCACCAGCAG GAGGAAGAAGCTGACCCGGAGGTCGGGGACGCCACCGGGACGGACGGCGGGCCGCGGGACGCGGGACAGCCGCCGCCGGCCGCCGATGCCGCCCCTCCCGCGCTCTCACCCGCCGACCGGGCCCTCGCCCGGCTGAGCCGCCCCGCGTCCTCCGAGCACGCCGGCCGCCGGCGGACGCGTGTGACCTCAGCGCGTGACCTCAG TCCCAGCCTGGTGGCCCTGGAGgtggacagcgaggaggaggaggaggaggaggaggagccacagTCCCCGCTCTCCCCGCTCTGGTCGGAGGCGGAGAAAAAGGAAGACGAGAGTGAAGGCTCCTCGCCCTCGGCGGACCTCGCCTGCACTTGCAGCCAATCCGCCTCCTCGGCGAAA CAGACGGGTGAGCGTGGGATTCGACTGCGTTCGTACTCCTACTCCTCCCCCAGAATCAGCTTCCGTCCCGCCCGTCCGACCCGCGACAGCAACCCGTCGGACCCGAGCCTCG ATGGCGTCCCCCACAGTGTCGGCCACAGCCGCTCTCTCCTTCAGGCGCTCTCTCTGCctatgtctctgtctctcctccaccctgggA AGCAGAGACCCCCCATGACGCCAGAGCAGCCGCACGAAAAGAG GGAGATTAGGTTCCGTCAGCGAGCGCAGTCCGCTGAGGACGAGGGCGGCGTGGAGCTGCCAGAGTCCCTCCAACATCTCACCCTGTCTGAGTTCCTCAAAGA AATccaagaggaggagctggacaaGTGCAACGTCCCCGCCAAGGCGGAGTCGGAGAAGTACAAAGTCGCCCGCACCTTCAGTTTCCTGAAGAGCCGGATGTCCAGCACCCGCAACAAGAGCAAG GGGAAGGCCAAGGACAGAGAGGCCAAGGACCGGCCGCCGGACGGACACCGGTTTAACGCCGGCTCCTGTTTGGGCCCCAGCGCGTGCGTCGTGTGCGATAAACCGGCCTCCGGGAAGGACGTGCTGCACTGCGCCG GCTGCGCCGCGATCGTCCACAAGGGCTGTAAAGAATCCGTCCCGCCCTGTTTGAAGGTGAGTGCCGCTGACCTCTGCCGTGCGCCGACACGGAGCCCCTCTCTGACTTCTCGCGCTTCCCAGAAGCTCCAGGATAAATAcgccgttgccatggtgaagaACAGGACGGCGTCCCTCCCGCAGA ATTTCACAGTGAGAGACGGTCCCCCTCCGCACGTCGTCCCCGTCTCCCCGTCTCTGCCCGCCATGAGGGACGCGGACGCCCAGCCGGGCCCGCCCCCCGGGACCTTCCCAAGCGGCGACAG TCGGCTCGGCGACGGTCCGGAGGCCGAGTCCGACGCCTGGAAGGTCGGCGGGCGATCGGAAGAGCCCCCGGCGACTCGGGCGTCCTCCGACTCGTCCTACGGGGAAG ACGCCGTCGACGCGTGCATCCACAGCGACATGTCGGCCGACGCCGCGGACTACGAGGCCGAGTCGTGGAGTCTCACCGTGGACAACAGGTTCTGCAGGAAACAGGACAAGCGAGCCGTGAAGAGGCAGGACGTGATCTACG AGCTGATGCAGACCGAGCTGCACCACCTGCAGACGCTCCACATCATGGCCGAGGTCTTCCGGCGGGGCAtgagggaggaggtgcagctggATCCGGAGGCGCTGGAGCGGGTCTTCCCCTGCCTGGACCAGCTGCTCCTCTCCCACCACGGCTTCTTCGCCGCCATGAAGGAGCGGCGGCACGGCTCGGCTCGGCCGCACGGACGCGGCAACTACCTCATCCGGCGGATAGGAGACGTCCTGCTCCAGCAG TTTTCAGGTGAGAACAACGAGAAAATGAAGCAGTTGTACGGAGAATTCTGCAGTCGTCACAACGAGGCGGTGAACTTCTtcaaggagctgcagcagcataaCAAGAGATTTCAGATCTTCATCAAG CAACAAGGTAATAACTCCTtggtgagacggagggagaTCCCAGAGTGCATCTTGCTGGTGACCCAAAGGATCACAAAGTACCCAGTGCTGCTGGAGAGGATCTTACAGTACACTGAAG aggacacGGTGGAGCACGCCGACCTCACCAAAGCGCTGGCTCAGATCCGGGGGGTGATAGCGGCCGTGGACCTGAGCGTCAGCGAGTACGAGCAGCACCAGAGGTTGCAGGACGTGTGCGGCCGCATGGAGAACCGCAGCGCGGCCAAGCTGAAGAACGGCCACGCCTTCCGCAAGCAGGACATGATGGTGCCGGGGCAGACGCTCAAACACCAGGGCCCCCTCCTGTGGAAGACCGCCACCGGCCGGCTCAAAG ACGTCCTGGCGCTCCTTCTCACCGACGCGCTCATCTTCCTGCAGGAAAAAGACCAGAAGTATTCGTTTGCCGCAGTG GACCAGAAGCCTCCCGTCATCGCGCTGCAGAAGCTAATAGTGCGAGAAGTTGCGAACGAAGAGCGAGGGATGTTCCTGATCAGCGCGTCGGCCGCCGGGCCGGAAATGTACGAGGTCCACGCGTCCTCCAAAGAGGAGCGCAACACCTGGATGAGGATCATCAGAGAGGCTGTCGAGAG CTGcccggaggaagaggaagaatcCACGAGTGAATCCGAAGAGGAGCGGCGAGCTGCCGAGGCTCGCGTTCAGAAGATCCACAAGCTACAAG AGAGTCTGCTGAGCCAGGACCAGCGCATCTGCTCCagcctggaggagaagctgcaggtcTACGCGGCGCTCGGCGCTCTGAGTGGGAGGACGGACACGGCAGCGGCGCAGGTCGAACCGCGGCTGCTCGTCCAGCCGAACTCCGAGGAGCCGCCCCAGGGCGGCGTCCTGCTTTCTGCCGCTCTGCGAGAGG CCGAGACCCTGAAGGCCGCGCTGTCGCCTGGGGCCCGCTCTCCATCGAGTCCCAGCCCGGACTCCGACGACGCCGACTCCGTGTTCCCCGTCAGCCCGGCGCCGCCCCCCTCGGACCGCGAGGGCTCGCCTGTAACCCCGGAGGCCGGGCAGGGGGGCTGGACTGAGGCCCTCGGGCTCCGCTCCCCTTCTCTCCTGCACCAAACCCACAGGAACGGCATCGACTCCGAG GTTGCTCAAAGTGTCCAAAGCCTGACCCGGTTACTCTACAGTCTGCAG GCCACCGTCGCCATCCAGGACAGCTGCTGCGAGGTCCAGAGGCTCCTCCTCCGAGAGAGCGGCCGCCCATCCCCCCGCGCCCACCGGCCGCACCTCCCCAGCATGCGGGGCAACACCctgcaggagcaggagaagcagcGCAACCTGGAGAAGCGCAaggaggaggtggcggcggcgcaGCGGCTCAAGGGCCGACTCCGCCAGGAGAAGGAGCGCTGGGAGCGCGAGTGCCAGGCCCGGGAGAGCCAGCAGGGGGAGCAGGAGAGCAGGCTGGAGGAGCGGGAGCGGCAGTGCCACCTGGAGACGGAGAGGCTGAGGCGAGAGCGCCAGGAGCTGgacgagcagctggaggagtACCAGCAGAGCCTGGAGCGGCTCCGGGAGGGCCAGAGGAACGTGGAGAGGGAGCGCGAGCGCCTGGAGAACCAGCGGGAGCTGCTCCAGGCGTGGCGGCGCTGCCGGCAGAGGAGTCTGCCCAACGTGATTCCTCACATGGTCATCCCTCTAGATGGGCGTCAG gACCCGGCGGCGAGTCGGCCCCGAGGCCTCGCCGGCAACGGCTCCGCGTTTGTGAACGAGGCGGCGTTCGCCGACGCCAGCGTCAACAACCGCCACGGCAAGAACGACCCCGACGCGCACAACTGCCTCAACGCCCTGCTGGCGAGACCCGGCAGCAGACGCAGCGCCGCGGCGAAGACCCCCCGCGGCACGCACGGCGACCCCCGGGGCTGGGTGGTGGGGACGGGGTACCTCTGCGGCGCCGCGCGGCGGCTGGAGCTGCAGGACGCGCCCGCCG ATCTTAACCGTGCCGCCGCCTACATCGCGGGGAGCTGCGCCGACTCGCCTCCCGCGCTGCCCGGTGCCCGTGACCCCCGGCTGGACCTCAGCGCGCTGGTTTCCTTGGAGacggacggcggcggcggcggggaggaggCCGGCGAGGAGACCATTGTGTACCTCTGA
- the arhgef28a gene encoding rho guanine nucleotide exchange factor 28 isoform X4, whose amino-acid sequence MEGNRTEVPLYGQVEALVSSPADAPDRAEFYVVVRGSALTHVTAAKRGADGRTLCYTVPGHAPAEAAAVTSYFYAAGRVEPCEGRASLQYLADAAQEAAEHLRANRERLGPWSHLEVLERFSAAGLERREEEEEEDGISGGESGLGKLDEKITQAMANMEYPQQWSEADAQPREAAELQPRETLLHLAVRLGLVHLSRFLIHQPRGQRALTAPNQEGHTPLQLAQRDGRHAMFRALAAPPGPAVGPVPGVWCVWADGSSMVRFCPRTGSLTLTVRQGRRPEPGGRPEDAVGILRERLADDSILKLVNVLKGDTEEDESGTEESAPSDEGVGKALRVDAAAPVDHVFEEQLVLSLDDDDDDEDFPSSSFGAVNGRPVLPAGVQNQPVQQPSVMDAGDPTAPHHQQEEEADPEVGDATGTDGGPRDAGQPPPAADAAPPALSPADRALARLSRPASSEHAGRRRTRVTSARDLSPSLVALEVDSEEEEEEEEEPQSPLSPLWSEAEKKEDESEGSSPSADLACTCSQSASSAKQTGERGIRLRSYSYSSPRISFRPARPTRDSNPSDPSLDGVPHSVGHSRSLLQALSLPMSLSLLHPGKQRPPMTPEQPHEKREIRFRQRAQSAEDEGGVELPESLQHLTLSEFLKEIQEEELDKCNVPAKAESEKYKVARTFSFLKSRMSSTRNKSKGKAKDREAKDRPPDGHRFNAGSCLGPSACVVCDKPASGKDVLHCAGCAAIVHKGCKESVPPCLKLQDKYAVAMVKNRTASLPQNFTVRDGPPPHVVPVSPSLPAMRDADAQPGPPPGTFPSGDSRLGDGPEAESDAWKVGGRSEEPPATRASSDSSYGEDAVDACIHSDMSADAADYEAESWSLTVDNRFCRKQDKRAVKRQDVIYELMQTELHHLQTLHIMAEVFRRGMREEVQLDPEALERVFPCLDQLLLSHHGFFAAMKERRHGSARPHGRGNYLIRRIGDVLLQQFSGENNEKMKQLYGEFCSRHNEAVNFFKELQQHNKRFQIFIKQQGNNSLVRRREIPECILLVTQRITKYPVLLERILQYTEEDTVEHADLTKALAQIRGVIAAVDLSVSEYEQHQRLQDVCGRMENRSAAKLKNGHAFRKQDMMVPGQTLKHQGPLLWKTATGRLKDVLALLLTDALIFLQEKDQKYSFAAVDQKPPVIALQKLIVREVANEERGMFLISASAAGPEMYEVHASSKEERNTWMRIIREAVESCPEEEEESTSESEEERRAAEARVQKIHKLQESLLSQDQRICSSLEEKLQVYAALGALSGRTDTAAAQVEPRLLVQPNSEEPPQGGVLLSAALREAETLKAALSPGARSPSSPSPDSDDADSVFPVSPAPPPSDREGSPVTPEAGQGGWTEALGLRSPSLLHQTHRNGIDSEVAQSVQSLTRLLYSLQATVAIQDSCCEVQRLLLRESGRPSPRAHRPHLPSMRGNTLQEQEKQRNLEKRKEEVAAAQRLKGRLRQEKERWERECQARESQQGEQESRLEERERQCHLETERLRRERQELDEQLEEYQQSLERLREGQRNVERERERLENQRELLQAWRRCRQRSLPNVIPHMVIPLDGRQDPAASRPRGLAGNGSAFVNEAAFADASVNNRHGKNDPDAHNCLNALLARPGSRRSAAAKTPRGTHGDPRGWVVGTGYLCGAARRLELQDAPADLNRAAAYIAGSCADSPPALPGARDPRLDLSALVSLETDGGGGGEEAGEETIVYL is encoded by the exons ATGGAGGGGAACAGAACAGAGGTGCCCCTGTAT GGACAGGTGGAGGCCCTGGTGAGCTCACCAGCCGACGCCCCCGACCGAGCGGAGTTTTACGTCGTCGTGCGAGGCTCCGCCCTCACGCACGTGACCGCGGCGAAACGAGGAGCCGACGGACGGACCCTCTGCTACACGGTTCCTG GCCACGCCCCCGCGGAAGCCGCCGCCGTCACGTCCTACTTCTACGCGGCGGGCCGGGTGGAGCCGTGCGAGGGCCGGGCCTCCCTCCAGTACCTGGCGGACGCGGCCCAGGAGGCGGCAGAGCACCTGAGAGCGAACCGCGAGCGGCTCGGCCCCTGGAGCCACCTGGAGGTGCTGGAGAGGTTCTCCGCCGCGGGGTTAGAGCgccgcgaggaggaggaggaggaggacgggattTCAGGTGGGGAGTCCGGTCTGGGGAAGCTGGATGAGAAGATCACACAAGCCATGGCCAACATGGAATACCCTCAGCAGTGGAGTGAGGCCGACGCTCAGCCCAGAGAAG CCGCTGAGCTTCAGCCCAGAGAAACCCTCCTTCACCTGGCGGTGCGCCTGGGTTTGGTCCACCTCTCGCGCTTCTTAATCCACCAGCCCCGAGGTCAAAGGGCACTGACCGCGCCCAACCAGGAGGGGCACACCCCCCTCCAGCTGGCCCAGAGGGACGGACGGCACGCCATGTTCAGGGCGCTGGCGGC TCCCCCGGGTCCAGCTGTGGGCCCCGTTCCAGGCGTGTGGTGCGTGTGGGCCGACGGGTCCAGCATGGTGAGGTTTTGTCCCCGGACGGGCTCCCTGACCCTGACGGTGCGGCAGGGGCGGCGGCCGGAGCCCGGAGGCCGCCCCGAGGACGCCGTCGGGATCCTCCGAGAGCGACTGGCCGACGACAGCATCCTCAAACTG GTCAATGTGCTCAAAGGTGATACTGAGGAAGACGAGAGCGGCACAGAGGAATCTGCCCCGAGCGATGAAG GCGTTGGCAAAGCGCTCCGAGTGGACGCGGCGGCGCCGGTGGACCAT GTATTTGAGGAACAACTGGTTCTTTCtctggacgacgacgacgacgatgaagaCTTCCCGTCCTCATCGTTTG GGGCGGTGAACGGGCGTCCCGTGCTGCCCGCCGGAGTCCAGAACCAGCCGGTCCAGCAGCCCTCAGTGATGGACGCCGGCGACCCGACCGCCCCGCATCACCAGCAG GAGGAAGAAGCTGACCCGGAGGTCGGGGACGCCACCGGGACGGACGGCGGGCCGCGGGACGCGGGACAGCCGCCGCCGGCCGCCGATGCCGCCCCTCCCGCGCTCTCACCCGCCGACCGGGCCCTCGCCCGGCTGAGCCGCCCCGCGTCCTCCGAGCACGCCGGCCGCCGGCGGACGCGTGTGACCTCAGCGCGTGACCTCAG TCCCAGCCTGGTGGCCCTGGAGgtggacagcgaggaggaggaggaggaggaggaggagccacagTCCCCGCTCTCCCCGCTCTGGTCGGAGGCGGAGAAAAAGGAAGACGAGAGTGAAGGCTCCTCGCCCTCGGCGGACCTCGCCTGCACTTGCAGCCAATCCGCCTCCTCGGCGAAA CAGACGGGTGAGCGTGGGATTCGACTGCGTTCGTACTCCTACTCCTCCCCCAGAATCAGCTTCCGTCCCGCCCGTCCGACCCGCGACAGCAACCCGTCGGACCCGAGCCTCG ATGGCGTCCCCCACAGTGTCGGCCACAGCCGCTCTCTCCTTCAGGCGCTCTCTCTGCctatgtctctgtctctcctccaccctgggA AGCAGAGACCCCCCATGACGCCAGAGCAGCCGCACGAAAAGAG GGAGATTAGGTTCCGTCAGCGAGCGCAGTCCGCTGAGGACGAGGGCGGCGTGGAGCTGCCAGAGTCCCTCCAACATCTCACCCTGTCTGAGTTCCTCAAAGA AATccaagaggaggagctggacaaGTGCAACGTCCCCGCCAAGGCGGAGTCGGAGAAGTACAAAGTCGCCCGCACCTTCAGTTTCCTGAAGAGCCGGATGTCCAGCACCCGCAACAAGAGCAAG GGGAAGGCCAAGGACAGAGAGGCCAAGGACCGGCCGCCGGACGGACACCGGTTTAACGCCGGCTCCTGTTTGGGCCCCAGCGCGTGCGTCGTGTGCGATAAACCGGCCTCCGGGAAGGACGTGCTGCACTGCGCCG GCTGCGCCGCGATCGTCCACAAGGGCTGTAAAGAATCCGTCCCGCCCTGTTTGAAG CTCCAGGATAAATAcgccgttgccatggtgaagaACAGGACGGCGTCCCTCCCGCAGA ATTTCACAGTGAGAGACGGTCCCCCTCCGCACGTCGTCCCCGTCTCCCCGTCTCTGCCCGCCATGAGGGACGCGGACGCCCAGCCGGGCCCGCCCCCCGGGACCTTCCCAAGCGGCGACAG TCGGCTCGGCGACGGTCCGGAGGCCGAGTCCGACGCCTGGAAGGTCGGCGGGCGATCGGAAGAGCCCCCGGCGACTCGGGCGTCCTCCGACTCGTCCTACGGGGAAG ACGCCGTCGACGCGTGCATCCACAGCGACATGTCGGCCGACGCCGCGGACTACGAGGCCGAGTCGTGGAGTCTCACCGTGGACAACAGGTTCTGCAGGAAACAGGACAAGCGAGCCGTGAAGAGGCAGGACGTGATCTACG AGCTGATGCAGACCGAGCTGCACCACCTGCAGACGCTCCACATCATGGCCGAGGTCTTCCGGCGGGGCAtgagggaggaggtgcagctggATCCGGAGGCGCTGGAGCGGGTCTTCCCCTGCCTGGACCAGCTGCTCCTCTCCCACCACGGCTTCTTCGCCGCCATGAAGGAGCGGCGGCACGGCTCGGCTCGGCCGCACGGACGCGGCAACTACCTCATCCGGCGGATAGGAGACGTCCTGCTCCAGCAG TTTTCAGGTGAGAACAACGAGAAAATGAAGCAGTTGTACGGAGAATTCTGCAGTCGTCACAACGAGGCGGTGAACTTCTtcaaggagctgcagcagcataaCAAGAGATTTCAGATCTTCATCAAG CAACAAGGTAATAACTCCTtggtgagacggagggagaTCCCAGAGTGCATCTTGCTGGTGACCCAAAGGATCACAAAGTACCCAGTGCTGCTGGAGAGGATCTTACAGTACACTGAAG aggacacGGTGGAGCACGCCGACCTCACCAAAGCGCTGGCTCAGATCCGGGGGGTGATAGCGGCCGTGGACCTGAGCGTCAGCGAGTACGAGCAGCACCAGAGGTTGCAGGACGTGTGCGGCCGCATGGAGAACCGCAGCGCGGCCAAGCTGAAGAACGGCCACGCCTTCCGCAAGCAGGACATGATGGTGCCGGGGCAGACGCTCAAACACCAGGGCCCCCTCCTGTGGAAGACCGCCACCGGCCGGCTCAAAG ACGTCCTGGCGCTCCTTCTCACCGACGCGCTCATCTTCCTGCAGGAAAAAGACCAGAAGTATTCGTTTGCCGCAGTG GACCAGAAGCCTCCCGTCATCGCGCTGCAGAAGCTAATAGTGCGAGAAGTTGCGAACGAAGAGCGAGGGATGTTCCTGATCAGCGCGTCGGCCGCCGGGCCGGAAATGTACGAGGTCCACGCGTCCTCCAAAGAGGAGCGCAACACCTGGATGAGGATCATCAGAGAGGCTGTCGAGAG CTGcccggaggaagaggaagaatcCACGAGTGAATCCGAAGAGGAGCGGCGAGCTGCCGAGGCTCGCGTTCAGAAGATCCACAAGCTACAAG AGAGTCTGCTGAGCCAGGACCAGCGCATCTGCTCCagcctggaggagaagctgcaggtcTACGCGGCGCTCGGCGCTCTGAGTGGGAGGACGGACACGGCAGCGGCGCAGGTCGAACCGCGGCTGCTCGTCCAGCCGAACTCCGAGGAGCCGCCCCAGGGCGGCGTCCTGCTTTCTGCCGCTCTGCGAGAGG CCGAGACCCTGAAGGCCGCGCTGTCGCCTGGGGCCCGCTCTCCATCGAGTCCCAGCCCGGACTCCGACGACGCCGACTCCGTGTTCCCCGTCAGCCCGGCGCCGCCCCCCTCGGACCGCGAGGGCTCGCCTGTAACCCCGGAGGCCGGGCAGGGGGGCTGGACTGAGGCCCTCGGGCTCCGCTCCCCTTCTCTCCTGCACCAAACCCACAGGAACGGCATCGACTCCGAG GTTGCTCAAAGTGTCCAAAGCCTGACCCGGTTACTCTACAGTCTGCAG GCCACCGTCGCCATCCAGGACAGCTGCTGCGAGGTCCAGAGGCTCCTCCTCCGAGAGAGCGGCCGCCCATCCCCCCGCGCCCACCGGCCGCACCTCCCCAGCATGCGGGGCAACACCctgcaggagcaggagaagcagcGCAACCTGGAGAAGCGCAaggaggaggtggcggcggcgcaGCGGCTCAAGGGCCGACTCCGCCAGGAGAAGGAGCGCTGGGAGCGCGAGTGCCAGGCCCGGGAGAGCCAGCAGGGGGAGCAGGAGAGCAGGCTGGAGGAGCGGGAGCGGCAGTGCCACCTGGAGACGGAGAGGCTGAGGCGAGAGCGCCAGGAGCTGgacgagcagctggaggagtACCAGCAGAGCCTGGAGCGGCTCCGGGAGGGCCAGAGGAACGTGGAGAGGGAGCGCGAGCGCCTGGAGAACCAGCGGGAGCTGCTCCAGGCGTGGCGGCGCTGCCGGCAGAGGAGTCTGCCCAACGTGATTCCTCACATGGTCATCCCTCTAGATGGGCGTCAG gACCCGGCGGCGAGTCGGCCCCGAGGCCTCGCCGGCAACGGCTCCGCGTTTGTGAACGAGGCGGCGTTCGCCGACGCCAGCGTCAACAACCGCCACGGCAAGAACGACCCCGACGCGCACAACTGCCTCAACGCCCTGCTGGCGAGACCCGGCAGCAGACGCAGCGCCGCGGCGAAGACCCCCCGCGGCACGCACGGCGACCCCCGGGGCTGGGTGGTGGGGACGGGGTACCTCTGCGGCGCCGCGCGGCGGCTGGAGCTGCAGGACGCGCCCGCCG ATCTTAACCGTGCCGCCGCCTACATCGCGGGGAGCTGCGCCGACTCGCCTCCCGCGCTGCCCGGTGCCCGTGACCCCCGGCTGGACCTCAGCGCGCTGGTTTCCTTGGAGacggacggcggcggcggcggggaggaggCCGGCGAGGAGACCATTGTGTACCTCTGA